In Methanobrevibacter sp., a single window of DNA contains:
- a CDS encoding peptidylprolyl isomerase has product MAIDNGDFVRVNFTGKVKETDEVFDTTYDEVAQESGIFDENKTYKPIPIVVGGNHLLPAIEEAIKGLEEGETKHIEVESDNAFGPRDPKMIQLVPMKEFKKQGMNPVPGMRINAEGSSGKILTVNGGRVKVDFNHELAGKDLIYDVEVTEVIDDDDDKIKSMIELHYSNPNVDIDKTEIDIVDGVANIKLDEMAKFDQQSYMDVTFARFRIAKDIWENIEGITKVNFVDEFEKREESSEEEDEE; this is encoded by the coding sequence ATGGCTATAGATAACGGAGATTTTGTTAGAGTAAACTTTACTGGAAAAGTTAAAGAAACTGATGAAGTATTTGACACTACTTATGATGAAGTTGCACAGGAATCTGGAATTTTCGATGAAAATAAAACCTACAAACCAATTCCAATTGTTGTAGGAGGAAATCACTTATTGCCTGCTATTGAAGAAGCTATCAAAGGTTTAGAAGAAGGCGAAACTAAACATATTGAAGTCGAATCAGATAATGCATTCGGTCCTAGAGACCCTAAAATGATTCAATTAGTGCCTATGAAAGAATTCAAAAAGCAAGGCATGAACCCTGTTCCTGGAATGAGAATTAATGCTGAAGGATCTTCAGGTAAAATCTTAACCGTAAATGGCGGAAGAGTGAAAGTGGATTTCAACCATGAATTAGCCGGAAAAGACTTGATTTACGATGTTGAGGTAACTGAAGTAATTGACGATGACGATGATAAAATCAAAAGCATGATTGAGTTACACTACTCCAATCCTAACGTGGACATTGACAAAACCGAAATTGACATCGTTGACGGTGTTGCAAACATCAAGTTGGATGAAATGGCTAAATTCGACCAACAATCCTACATGGATGTTACCTTTGCAAGATTCAGAATTGCTAAAGACATCTGGGAAAACATCGAAGGAATCACCAAAGTCAATTTCGTAGATGAATTCGAAAAAAGGGAAGAGTCATCTGAAGAAGAAGATGAAGAATAG